From one Gossypium hirsutum isolate 1008001.06 chromosome D08, Gossypium_hirsutum_v2.1, whole genome shotgun sequence genomic stretch:
- the LOC107915528 gene encoding basic leucine zipper 43 — MQPSEISGLQYIVPSNPSPYSVPAFELSRFSNPLHNLYIPPQLQEIISPHPSCINNSTSDEADEQQLCVINERKQRRMISNRESARRSRMRKQRHLDELWSQVVWLRNENHQLIDKLNHVSESHDKVVEENVQLKEEASQLRRMLSDVQLTSPYSPLTDLEHALADN; from the coding sequence ATGCAGCCTAGTGAAATTTCAGGTCTGCAATACATAGTTCCTTCAAATCCATCCCCCTATTCAGTACCGGCATTCGAGTTGAGCCGGTTCTCGAATCCCCTGCATAATCTCTATATCCCTCCTCAACTTCAAGAAATCATTAGTCCACATCCATCATGTATCAACAACTCAACCTCTGATGAGGCAGATGAGCAACAATTATGTGTGATTAATGAGAGAAAACAAAGGAGGATGATATCGAACAGGGAGTCAGCACGCCGGTCGCGTATGCGCAAACAAAGGCACCTTGACGAGCTCTGGTCGCAGGTTGTTTGGTTGAGGAACGAGAACCACCAGCTTATCGATAAGTTGAACCATGTGTCGGAGAGTCACGACAAggttgttgaagaaaatgttcaGCTGAAAGAGGAAGCCTCTCAACTACGTAGGATGCTGTCTGATGTGCAACTCACTAGCCCTTACTCACCTTTGACAGACCTGGAACATGCTCTAGCTGACAACTGA